CTCGAGGGATTTCTCGCGTTCGAACTCTACATGTTCGGCTGGATCATCCTGCTGGGACTGTACGTCGCCTACGCCACGGCGGGCGTGATCGCCGACGACGTCGAACGCGGGCGGATGGACCTCCTGCTCTCGATGCCGATCTCGCGGGCCCGCGTCGTCGGGGAGAAGTTCGGCGCGATGGTCGTCCCGATCGTCGTCGTCAACCTTCCGACGCCGTTCGTCGTCTACGTCGGTTCCCGGCTGATCGACCACCCCGTCGCCGCGAGCGACGTGCTCGCCGTTCACTTGCTGTCCATCCCGTATCTCTTCGCCTGCGCGGGGATCGGCCTGCTCGCGTCCGTCGTCTTCGATCGAACGAGTATCGCCCAGCGAGTCGCGCTGGGGGTGACGTTCGGACTCTACCTGTTCGAGTCGCTGCTCGCCGAAACCGACTCCGAGGCGCTGGGTGCGATCGCCCCGATGCGGTACTACGACCCGAACGCGATCCTGCTCGACGGACAGTACGACTTCGCCGGCGTCGGCGCCCTGCTCGCGATGACGATCGGACTGGTACTGCTCAGCCAGTTCTGGTTCGTCCGGAAGGATCTGAACTGATGCCGTCGGACGACCCGCTGTCCGCATCGATCGCACCCGAACGGTCGTCACCCGCTGCGACGATCGCTGAGACGCGAGCGAGCGATCGCTGACTGGTGTCCGACGGCAGCGTCGTCCCGTCTGACCGTCTCCGACTCCACGGACTCTCCGGTCTCGAACCTGTCGACGCGCACTATTATGGTGTTTGGTAACATCTGACAATCTCTAAATACGCCGGCGGAGAACTAGTCCCGCCATGCAAGCCATCGACCAGCCGCGATTCGAGACCAGAGACTACAGAGACATTTACGACTACATCGAGCGAAACGGTGCCGTCGCCATCGAAGAACTCGAGACGGCACTCTCGATCGAACCGAACCGCCTGCGAGAAGCGATCGACGAACTCAAACGAGACGAATACCTCGAGGAAGAAGGGAGCCTGTTACGGATCGCGATCGACACCGGTGCCGAGGTAGAACACACGACCGACGACCTCACGTTCACGATTCGACCGGCGAACCAGGGCGACCTCAAGGGGATCGTGGGCGTGATGCGCGAGGTCGCCGAGGAGAACGACT
The nucleotide sequence above comes from Halosolutus halophilus. Encoded proteins:
- a CDS encoding ABC transporter permease — encoded protein: MFEIARYDGEHRLTGSAVLGVGMALLAALVIWVYPSFGEAFEDADALLEAYPEQIIQLFDVQTMASLEGFLAFELYMFGWIILLGLYVAYATAGVIADDVERGRMDLLLSMPISRARVVGEKFGAMVVPIVVVNLPTPFVVYVGSRLIDHPVAASDVLAVHLLSIPYLFACAGIGLLASVVFDRTSIAQRVALGVTFGLYLFESLLAETDSEALGAIAPMRYYDPNAILLDGQYDFAGVGALLAMTIGLVLLSQFWFVRKDLN